A single genomic interval of Camelina sativa cultivar DH55 chromosome 11, Cs, whole genome shotgun sequence harbors:
- the LOC104727136 gene encoding cyclin-dependent kinase C-2 isoform X2, translating to MAGAAFGQLNLEEPPPIWGSRSVDCFEKLEQIGEGTYGQVYMAKEIKTGEIVALKKIRMDNEREGFPITAIREIKILKKLHHENVIHLKEIVTSPGRDRDDQGKPDNNKYKGGIYMVFEYMDHDLTGLADRPGLRFTVPQIKNEQLTKIYELCGSPDENNWPGVSKMPWYNQMKSPRPLKRRVREIYRHFDRHALELLEKMLVLDPSQRISAKDALDAEYFWTDPLPCDPKSLPTYESSHEFQTKKKRQQMRHNEEAAKKQKLQHPQQQHSRLPPQQHGVGQSHAAPQHWPAGPNHPMNNNVPPPQLPAGGPVSHYYGKPRGGAPGPNRYPPSGNQTGGYNNQSRGGYSSGSYPPQGRGAPYGAGPRPGGYSVGPPNYPQGGGQYGGSSGSGRGQNPMGGARNQQYGWQQ from the exons ATGGCGGGTGCGGCTTTTGGGCAGTTGAATCTTGAAGAGCCACCTCCGATTTGGGGATCTCGTAGTGTCGATTGCTTCGAGAAGCTAGAACAGATTGGTGAAGGAACTTACGG CCAGGTTTACATGgctaaagaaatcaaaactgGTGAAATCGTGGCTCTTAAAAAGATCCGTATGGACAATGAAAGAGAAGGG TTTCCGATAACAGCTATCCGGGAAATTAAAATTCTGAAGAAGCTACATCATGAAAATGTTATCCATTTAAAAGAGATTGTGACTTCTCCAG GTCGAGATAGGGATGATCAAGGAAAGCCAG ATAATAACAAATACAAGGGTGGAATATACATGGTATTTGAGTACATGGATCATGACTTGACTGGACTTGCTGATCGTCCTGGACTGAGATTTACTGTCCCTCAGATAAAG AATGAACAATTGACTAAGATTTATGAACTTTGTGGATCACCTGATGAAAACAATTGGCCTGGAGTTTCCAAGATGCCTTGGTATAACCAGATGAAATCACCTAGGCCCTTAAAGAGACGCGTAAGAGAGATCTATAGACA CTTTGATCGCCATGCCCTTGAACTACTTGAGAAAATGTTGGTGCTTGACCCATCCCAG AGAATATCCGCAAAGGATGCTCTTGATGCTGAGTACTTTTGGACCGATCCGCTTCCGTGTGATCCAAAGAG TCTACCAACATATGAATCATCACATGAGTTCCAGACAAAGAAAAAGCGGCAACAGATGCGACATAACGAGGAAGCAGCCAAGAAGCAGAAACTACAGCATCCACAGCAGCAACATTCTCGTTTACCTCCACAGCAACACGGTGTTGGTCAGTCTCATGCCGCTCCACAACATTGGCCTGCTGGACCAAACCACCCTATGAACAACAACGTACCACCACCCCAATTACCTGCTGGTGGACCTGTCAGCCATTACTATGGAAAGCCCCGTGGTGGAGCACCTGGTCCAAACAGGTACCCTCCTAGCGGAAACCAGACTGGTGGTTATAATAATCAGAGCCGTGGAGGTTACAGCAGCGGATCGTATCCTCCACAAGGTCGAGGTGCACCATATGGCGCTGGTCCTAGACCAGGTGGCTATAGTGTTGGACCGCCTAACTACCCACAAGGTGGTGGTCAGTACGGTGGATCTAGTGGCTCTGGAAGAGGTCAGAACCCTATGGGTGGTGCGAGAAACCAACAATATGGATGGCAACAGTAA
- the LOC104727136 gene encoding cyclin-dependent kinase C-2 isoform X1: MAGAAFGQLNLEEPPPIWGSRSVDCFEKLEQIGEGTYGQVYMAKEIKTGEIVALKKIRMDNEREGFPITAIREIKILKKLHHENVIHLKEIVTSPGRDRDDQGKPDNNKYKGGIYMVFEYMDHDLTGLADRPGLRFTVPQIKCYMKQLLTGLHYCHVNQVLHRDIKGSNLLIDNEGNLKLADFGLARSFSHDHTGNLTNRVITLWYRPPELLLGATKYGPAIDMWSVGCIFAELLNGKPILTGKTENEQLTKIYELCGSPDENNWPGVSKMPWYNQMKSPRPLKRRVREIYRHFDRHALELLEKMLVLDPSQRISAKDALDAEYFWTDPLPCDPKSLPTYESSHEFQTKKKRQQMRHNEEAAKKQKLQHPQQQHSRLPPQQHGVGQSHAAPQHWPAGPNHPMNNNVPPPQLPAGGPVSHYYGKPRGGAPGPNRYPPSGNQTGGYNNQSRGGYSSGSYPPQGRGAPYGAGPRPGGYSVGPPNYPQGGGQYGGSSGSGRGQNPMGGARNQQYGWQQ, encoded by the exons ATGGCGGGTGCGGCTTTTGGGCAGTTGAATCTTGAAGAGCCACCTCCGATTTGGGGATCTCGTAGTGTCGATTGCTTCGAGAAGCTAGAACAGATTGGTGAAGGAACTTACGG CCAGGTTTACATGgctaaagaaatcaaaactgGTGAAATCGTGGCTCTTAAAAAGATCCGTATGGACAATGAAAGAGAAGGG TTTCCGATAACAGCTATCCGGGAAATTAAAATTCTGAAGAAGCTACATCATGAAAATGTTATCCATTTAAAAGAGATTGTGACTTCTCCAG GTCGAGATAGGGATGATCAAGGAAAGCCAG ATAATAACAAATACAAGGGTGGAATATACATGGTATTTGAGTACATGGATCATGACTTGACTGGACTTGCTGATCGTCCTGGACTGAGATTTACTGTCCCTCAGATAAAG tGTTACATGAAGCAACTGCTCACCGGGCTTCACTATTGTCATGTGAATCAAGTGCTTCACCGTGATATAAAAG GTTCAAATCTACTTATTGACAATGAGGGAAATTTAAAGCTTGCGGATTTTGGGCTTGCTCGTTCATTTTCTCATGATCATACTGGAAACCTTACAAACCGTGTTATCACATTGTGGTATAG GCCCCCTGAATTGCTACTTGGTGCAACTAAATATGGGCCAGCGATTGACATGTGGTCAGTTGGATGCATATTTGCTGAACTTTTGAATGGAAAACCAATCTTGACTGGGAAAACTGAG AATGAACAATTGACTAAGATTTATGAACTTTGTGGATCACCTGATGAAAACAATTGGCCTGGAGTTTCCAAGATGCCTTGGTATAACCAGATGAAATCACCTAGGCCCTTAAAGAGACGCGTAAGAGAGATCTATAGACA CTTTGATCGCCATGCCCTTGAACTACTTGAGAAAATGTTGGTGCTTGACCCATCCCAG AGAATATCCGCAAAGGATGCTCTTGATGCTGAGTACTTTTGGACCGATCCGCTTCCGTGTGATCCAAAGAG TCTACCAACATATGAATCATCACATGAGTTCCAGACAAAGAAAAAGCGGCAACAGATGCGACATAACGAGGAAGCAGCCAAGAAGCAGAAACTACAGCATCCACAGCAGCAACATTCTCGTTTACCTCCACAGCAACACGGTGTTGGTCAGTCTCATGCCGCTCCACAACATTGGCCTGCTGGACCAAACCACCCTATGAACAACAACGTACCACCACCCCAATTACCTGCTGGTGGACCTGTCAGCCATTACTATGGAAAGCCCCGTGGTGGAGCACCTGGTCCAAACAGGTACCCTCCTAGCGGAAACCAGACTGGTGGTTATAATAATCAGAGCCGTGGAGGTTACAGCAGCGGATCGTATCCTCCACAAGGTCGAGGTGCACCATATGGCGCTGGTCCTAGACCAGGTGGCTATAGTGTTGGACCGCCTAACTACCCACAAGGTGGTGGTCAGTACGGTGGATCTAGTGGCTCTGGAAGAGGTCAGAACCCTATGGGTGGTGCGAGAAACCAACAATATGGATGGCAACAGTAA
- the LOC104727137 gene encoding probable mitochondrial adenine nucleotide transporter BTL3 isoform X2 — translation MELELSTRPSICGLELLQLAGAFAAMVSRTCIAPLERMKLEYIVRGEQGNLLQLIQRIATTEGIRGFWKGNLVNILRTAPFKSINFYAYDTYRGQLLKLSGNEGTTNFERFVAGAAAGVTASLLCLPLDTIRTVMVAPGGEALGGVVGAFRHMIQTEGFFSLYKGLVPSLVSMAPSGAVFYGVYDILKSAYLHTREGKKRLEHMKQEGEELNAFDQLELGPMRTLLYGAIAGACSEAATYPFEVVRRRLQMQSHAKKLSAVATCVKIIEQGGVPALYAGLIPSLLQVLPSAAISYFVYEFMKVVLKVESAQGNKQ, via the exons ATGGAACTGGAGCTCTCAACACGACCAAGCATTTGTGGGCTGGAGCTTTTGCAGCTAGCTGGAGCTTTTGCAGCTATGGTTTCAAG AACTTGCATTGCGCCTCTTGAGCGGATGAAGCTAGAATACATTGTTCGTGGAGAGCAAGGGAATCTTCTTCAACTCATTCAGAGGATTGCTACAACTGAAGGGATCAGAGGATTTTGGAAAGGGAATTTGGTTAATATTCTCAGAACTGCTCCGTTTAAGTCAATCAATTTCTACGCATATGATACATATAGAGGCCAGCTTCTGAAATTGTCTGGGAACGAAGGAACTACAAATTTTGAAAGGTTTGTTGCTGGTGCGGCTGCTGGAGTAACAGCTAGCTTGCTTTGTCTACCACTTGATACC ATAAGAACGGTTATGGTGGCACCTGGTGGAGAGGCATTAGGTGGTGTAGTTGGTGCATTCCGTCATATGATTCAAACGGAAGGTTTCTTTTCCCTATACAAAGGTCTTGTACCTTCACTTGTTAGTATGGCTCCATCAGGAGCTGTGTTCTACGGTgtctatgatattttaaaatcagCTTACCTTCATACACGGGAAGGTAAGAAACGGCTTGAACACATGAAACAAGAAGGTGAAGAACTTAACGCTTTCGATCAACTCGAGCTTGGTCCCATGAGAACTTTGTTATATGGAGCAATCGCAGGGGCTTGCTCAGAAGCAGCAACTTACCCGTTTGAAGTTGTGAGAAGGCGTTTACAAATGCAGTCACATGCCAAAAAGTTAAGCGCGGTGGCTACTTGTGTGAAGATAATTGAACAAGGAGGTGTTCCTGCTCTATATGCAGGCTTGATTCCCAGCTTATTGCAG GTTTTGCCTTCCGCTGCCATCAGTTACTTTGTTTACGAGTTCATGAAAGTTGTCCTGAAAGTTGAATCAGCACAAGGCAATAAGCAATGA
- the LOC104727137 gene encoding probable mitochondrial adenine nucleotide transporter BTL3 isoform X1, with translation MRGLDRWLADAVRSDSLDHNGQSLGGGLFLDESAPSSSVSFVSSKDCSVNSCRFIRKSSFFKFRRRNGTREPPLLCSVSLSINGEEEEGEGYNNGRNGYKSEKDSVLIGGCQKATEKLRVKGNGTGALNTTKHLWAGAFAASWSFCSYGFKFWWLIGFWFELSRTCIAPLERMKLEYIVRGEQGNLLQLIQRIATTEGIRGFWKGNLVNILRTAPFKSINFYAYDTYRGQLLKLSGNEGTTNFERFVAGAAAGVTASLLCLPLDTIRTVMVAPGGEALGGVVGAFRHMIQTEGFFSLYKGLVPSLVSMAPSGAVFYGVYDILKSAYLHTREGKKRLEHMKQEGEELNAFDQLELGPMRTLLYGAIAGACSEAATYPFEVVRRRLQMQSHAKKLSAVATCVKIIEQGGVPALYAGLIPSLLQVLPSAAISYFVYEFMKVVLKVESAQGNKQ, from the exons ATGCGTGGTCTTGATCGATGGTTAGCTGACGCAGTCAGATCAGATTCATTAGATCACAATGGTCAAAGCCTCGGCGGAGGATTGTTTCTCGACGAATCTGCTCCTTCCTCGTCTGTCTCCTTTGTCTCCTCTAAGGATTGTTCCGTCAATTCGTGTCGATTTATCCGAAAGTCGAGTTTTTTCAAGTTTAGGAGACGAAACGGGACAAGGGAACCTCCTCTGTTATGTTCTGTCAGTTTATCGAtaaatggtgaagaagaagaaggtgaagggtACAATAATGGCCGAAACGGGTATAAATCGGAGAAAGACTCTGTGTTGATCGGTGGTTGTCAAAAGGCGACGGAGAAACTTAGGGTTAAGGGAAATGGAACTGGAGCTCTCAACACGACCAAGCATTTGTGGGCTGGAGCTTTTGCAGCTAGCTGGAGCTTTTGCAGCTATGGTTTCAAG TTTTGGTGGCTCATTGGGTTTTGGTTTGAGTTGAGCAGAACTTGCATTGCGCCTCTTGAGCGGATGAAGCTAGAATACATTGTTCGTGGAGAGCAAGGGAATCTTCTTCAACTCATTCAGAGGATTGCTACAACTGAAGGGATCAGAGGATTTTGGAAAGGGAATTTGGTTAATATTCTCAGAACTGCTCCGTTTAAGTCAATCAATTTCTACGCATATGATACATATAGAGGCCAGCTTCTGAAATTGTCTGGGAACGAAGGAACTACAAATTTTGAAAGGTTTGTTGCTGGTGCGGCTGCTGGAGTAACAGCTAGCTTGCTTTGTCTACCACTTGATACC ATAAGAACGGTTATGGTGGCACCTGGTGGAGAGGCATTAGGTGGTGTAGTTGGTGCATTCCGTCATATGATTCAAACGGAAGGTTTCTTTTCCCTATACAAAGGTCTTGTACCTTCACTTGTTAGTATGGCTCCATCAGGAGCTGTGTTCTACGGTgtctatgatattttaaaatcagCTTACCTTCATACACGGGAAGGTAAGAAACGGCTTGAACACATGAAACAAGAAGGTGAAGAACTTAACGCTTTCGATCAACTCGAGCTTGGTCCCATGAGAACTTTGTTATATGGAGCAATCGCAGGGGCTTGCTCAGAAGCAGCAACTTACCCGTTTGAAGTTGTGAGAAGGCGTTTACAAATGCAGTCACATGCCAAAAAGTTAAGCGCGGTGGCTACTTGTGTGAAGATAATTGAACAAGGAGGTGTTCCTGCTCTATATGCAGGCTTGATTCCCAGCTTATTGCAG GTTTTGCCTTCCGCTGCCATCAGTTACTTTGTTTACGAGTTCATGAAAGTTGTCCTGAAAGTTGAATCAGCACAAGGCAATAAGCAATGA
- the LOC104727138 gene encoding uncharacterized protein LOC104727138 yields the protein MGFRSVYQSLTELFPHIDPKILRVVAIEHQHDVDEAASVVISDMCSFSSPNSTQPLNKNKSKVSDDLPYLKAERDMQTEDGSLSLSQWLQPSKLPHSYLALLNEEATPLMPLSPDFLVEKVVLPDRGEATGVGGGISTMYSFDNVGGSSLVKPSIRVQSRTNNELSGSSSKVPVVRRSSRKSVQPWAPDYSEKLRSWKKRNNNNRDFPHFFGIDRDLPSKQSKRNNSQCYTSERDRKQRINDNIKKLGELLQQKVEDDQPELTLNAIIDHVKLLQLQMKELSRSRLGGEPVSRPMTFIEGYGHYIHHEQTMTKSLEEVMEDLLTNDFDAAANLLESKGLYLMPLSTAQGSC from the exons ATGGGTTTCAGATCGGTTTATCAATCCCTCACGGAACTGTTCCCACAT ATTGATCCAAAGATTTTAAGAGTTGTTGCAATTGAGCACCAACATGATGTTGATGAAGCTGCCTCTGTTGTTATTTCTGATATGTGTTCTTTCTCTTCCCCTAATTCCACTCAACCCCTCAACAAGAACAAGTCCAAGGTTTCCGATGACCTTCCTTACTTGAAag CTGAACGTGATATGCAAACTGAAGATGGGAGTTTGTCTCTGTCTCAATGGCTTCAACCATCTAAGCTTCCACATAGTTACCTTGCACTGCTCAACGAAGAAGCAACGCCTCTTATGCCACTTTCTCCGGATTTCCTCGTGGAGAAAGTGGTTCTGCCAGATCGTGGCGAAGCAACTGGCGTAGGAGGAGGAATCTCAACCATGTATTCTTTTGACAACGTTGGTGGTTCTTCTTTGGTGAAACCTTCTATTCGTGTACAAAGCCGTACCAACAATGAACTCTCT GGAAGTAGCAGTAAGGTTCCTGTGGTTAGACGTTCTTCTCGAAAGTCCGTGCAGCCATGGGCCCCAGACTACTCTGAG AAGCTGAGAAGTTGGAAAAAACGGAACAACAACAACCGTGACTTCCCACACTTCTTTGGCATAGACAGAGATTTACCCTCCAAGCAATCCAAAAGAAACAATTCCCAATGTTATACTAGTGAGCGT GATCGAAAGCAGCGAATTAACGATAACATCAAGAAATTAGGGGAATTGCTCCAACAGAAAGTTGAG GATGATCAACCTGAATTGACACTGAATGCCATTATTGATCATGTTAAGCTTCTCCAGCTACAGATGAAG GAGTTAAGTCGGAGCAGGCTGGGAGGAGAACCAGTATCTCGACCTATGACATTCATTGAG GGATACGGTCACTACATTCATCACGAGCAGACGATGACAAAGTCTCTAGAGGAAGTAATGGAAGATCTGCTAACAAATGACTTCGATGCTGCGGCAAACTTGTTGGAGAGCAAAGGCCTTTACTTAATGCCTTTGTCCACTGCCCAAGGCTCTTGCTGA
- the LOC104727139 gene encoding ras-related protein RABH1a-like, with protein MMYPISKHFQTHLSRLHKFVQKEEAMSLLFLLVTRPILLTKRQVTTEEGDNKACEFGALFMETSAKDRFNIQPLFSKIGSALHRNEESCAKSSQAEHQLESSTKS; from the exons ATGATGTATCCG ATAAGCAAACATTTTCAAACACATCTAAGTCGGTTGCACAAGTTCGTGCAGAAAGAGGAAGCAATGTCGTTATTGTTCTTGTTGGTAACAAGACCGATCTTGTTGACAAAAAG GCAAGTTACAACAGAGGAAGGGGATAATAAAGCTTGTGAGTTTGGTGCTTTGTTCATGGAGACTAGTGCCAAAGATAGGTTCAACATTCAG CCTTTGTTCTCTAAGATTGGATCGGCTTTACATAGAAACGAGGAGAGCTGCGCAAAATCATCTCAGGCAGAGCATCAACTAGAGAGCTCAACAAAATCTTAA
- the LOC104727144 gene encoding CMP-sialic acid transporter 5 isoform X2: protein MATAKGAKSASSMGPMVLFYSILLTLQYGSQPLISKRCIGKEVIVTSSVLTCEIVKVVCALILMARDGTLKGLSKEWTLMGSLTASGLPAAIYALQNSLLQISYRSLDSLTFSILNQTKIFFTAFFTFIILRQKQSIQQLGALCLLIMAAVLLSVGEGSNKDSSASNSDQVVFYGIIPVLVASVLSGLASSLCQWASQVKKHSSYLMTVEMSIVGSLCLLVSTLKSPDGEAIKRYGFFHGWTALTLVPVISNALGGILVGLVTSHAGGVRKGFVIVSALLVTALLQFAFEGKPPTSYCLVALPLVMSSISLYQKYPYLDKKKKKKKV from the exons ATGGCGACGGCTAAAGGAGCAAAGAGTGCGTCGAGTATGGGCCctatggttttgttttattccaTTCTGCTTACGCTTCAGTACGGAAGCCAGCCTCTGATCTCCAAACGCTGTATCGG GAAGGAAGTTATTGTAACTTCATCTGTTCTGACGTGCGAGATTGTTAAG GTCGTATGTGCTCTGATTCTCATGGCAAGAGATGGTACTTTGAAGGGATTATCAAAAGAGTGGACGTTGATGGGATCTTTGACTGCATCAGGACTTCCTGCAGCCATTTATGCCTTGCAGAACAGTTTGTTGCAGATCTCATACAGGAGTCTTGATTCCTTGACTTTTTCAATTCTAAATCAGACGAAAATCTTTTTCACAGCATTCTTTACATTCATAATCCTAAG GCAGAAGCAATCAATTCAACAGTTAGGAGCTTTGTGTTTATTGATCATGGCAGCAGTCCTACTAAGTGTTGGTGAAGGCTCTAACAAAGATTCAAGTGCCAGTAATTCAGATCAAGTGGTTTTTTATGGGATTATCCCGGTCTTGGTAGCCTCAGTGCTCTCGGGTTTAGCCTCATCTCTATGTCAGTGGGCTTCTCAG GTCAAGAAGCATTCATCATACTTAATGACGGTTGAAATGTCAATTGTTGGAAGCCTCTGCTTGTTAGTAAGTACCCTTAAATCTCCAGATGGTGAAGCGATTAAAAGATATGGCTTCTTTCATGGTTGGACTGCTTTAACACTG GTCCCAGTAATAAGCAATGCCCTTGGTGGAATTCTTGTTGGCCTAGTCACATCACATGCCGGTGGTGTAAGAAAg GGGTTTGTGATTGTGTCGGCATTACTAGTGACAGCGCTACTCCAGTTTGCATTCGAAGGAAAACCTCCGACATCGTATTGCCTGGTGGCTCTTCCTCTTGTGATGAGCAGTATATCACTGTACCAGAA ATATCCATACcttgacaagaagaagaagaagaagaaagtctAA
- the LOC104727144 gene encoding CMP-sialic acid transporter 5 isoform X1 has protein sequence MATAKGAKSASSMGPMVLFYSILLTLQYGSQPLISKRCIGKEVIVTSSVLTCEIVKVVCALILMARDGTLKGLSKEWTLMGSLTASGLPAAIYALQNSLLQISYRSLDSLTFSILNQTKIFFTAFFTFIILRQKQSIQQLGALCLLIMAAVLLSVGEGSNKDSSASNSDQVVFYGIIPVLVASVLSGLASSLCQWASQVKKHSSYLMTVEMSIVGSLCLLVSTLKSPDGEAIKRYGFFHGWTALTLVPVISNALGGILVGLVTSHAGGVRKGFVIVSALLVTALLQFAFEGKPPTSYCLVALPLVMSSISLYQKYPYLDKKKKKKKV, from the exons ATGGCGACGGCTAAAGGAGCAAAGAGTGCGTCGAGTATGGGCCctatggttttgttttattccaTTCTGCTTACGCTTCAGTACGGAAGCCAGCCTCTGATCTCCAAACGCTGTATCGG GAAGGAAGTTATTGTAACTTCATCTGTTCTGACGTGCGAGATTGTTAAG GTCGTATGTGCTCTGATTCTCATGGCAAGAGATGGTACTTTGAAGGGATTATCAAAAGAGTGGACGTTGATGGGATCTTTGACTGCATCAGGACTTCCTGCAGCCATTTATGCCTTGCAGAACAGTTTGTTGCAGATCTCATACAGGAGTCTTGATTCCTTGACTTTTTCAATTCTAAATCAGACGAAAATCTTTTTCACAGCATTCTTTACATTCATAATCCTAAG GCAGAAGCAATCAATTCAACAGTTAGGAGCTTTGTGTTTATTGATCATGGCAGCAGTCCTACTAAGTGTTGGTGAAGGCTCTAACAAAGATTCAAGTGCCAGTAATTCAGATCAAGTGGTTTTTTATGGGATTATCCCGGTCTTGGTAGCCTCAGTGCTCTCGGGTTTAGCCTCATCTCTATGTCAGTGGGCTTCTCAG GTCAAGAAGCATTCATCATACTTAATGACGGTTGAAATGTCAATTGTTGGAAGCCTCTGCTTGTTAGTAAGTACCCTTAAATCTCCAGATGGTGAAGCGATTAAAAGATATGGCTTCTTTCATGGTTGGACTGCTTTAACACTG GTCCCAGTAATAAGCAATGCCCTTGGTGGAATTCTTGTTGGCCTAGTCACATCACATGCCGGTGGTGTAAGAAAg GGGTTTGTGATTGTGTCGGCATTACTAGTGACAGCGCTACTCCAGTTTGCATTCGAAGGAAAACCTCCGACATCGTATTGCCTGGTGGCTCTTCCTCTTGTGATGAGCAGTATATCACTGTACCAGAAATATCCATACcttgacaagaagaagaagaagaagaaagtctAA
- the LOC104727145 gene encoding CMP-sialic acid transporter 5-like, with product MNLNPLVCYNGALEKNVIVTSFVLVCEIFKVVFALILMARDGSLKGLSKEWTLMGSLTASGLPAAIYAVQNTLLQISYRNLDSLTFSILNQTKIFFTALFTFIVLRQKQSIQQVGALCLLIMAAVLLSVGEGSNKGPSASNSDQVVFYGIIPALVASLLSGLASSLCQWASQVKNRSSYLLTVEMSIVGSLCLLVSLLKFPDGEAIKRYGFFHGWTVLTLVPVISDALGGILVGLVTSHAGGVRKGFVIVLALLVSALLQYVFEGKPPSLYCLVALPIVMTSISLYQKYPYTIRRRRRSKDPFTD from the exons ATGAACTTGAATCCACTCGTTTGCTACAATGGTGCCTTGGA GAAGAACGTTATTGTAACTTCATTTGTTTTGGTATGCGAGATTTTTAAG GTCGTATTTGCTCTGATTCTCATGGCAAGAGATGGTAGTTTGAAGGGTTTATCAAAAGAGTGGACTTTGATGGGGTCCTTGACTGCATCAGGACTCCCTGCAGCCATTTATGCAGTGCAGAACACTTTGTTGCAGATCTCATACAGGAATCTTGATTCCTTGACTTTTTCAATTCTGAATCAGACGAAAATCTTTTTCACAGCATTGTTTACATTCATAGTACTAAG GCAGAAGCAATCAATTCAACAAGTAGGAGCTTTGTGTTTATTGATTATGGCAGCAGTCCTATTAAGTGTTGGTGAAGGCTCTAACAAAGGTCCAAGTGCCAGTAATTCAGATCAAGTGGTATTTTATGGGATTATCCCGGCCTTGGTAGCCTCATTGCTCTCTGGTTTAGCCTCATCTCTATGTCAATGGGCTTCTCAG GTCAAGAACCGTTCATCATACTTATTGACGGTTGAGATGTCAATTGTTGGAAGCCTCTGCTTGTTAGTGAGTCTCCTTAAATTTCCAGATGGTGAAGCGATTAAAAGATATGGCTTCTTTCATGGCTGGACTGTTTTAACACTG GTCCCAGTAATAAGCGATGCTCTTGGTGGAATTCTTGTTGGCCTAGTTACATCACATGCCGGTGGTGTAAGAAAG GGATTTGTGATTGTGTTGGCATTACTAGTGTCGGCGCTACTTCAGTATGTGTTTGAAGGAAAACCGCCGTCATTGTATTGCCTGGTGGCTCTTCCTATTGTGATGACAAGTATCTCATTATACCAGAAATATCCATAcacaataagaagaagaagaaggtctaAAGATCCATTCACAGATTAG